In the genome of Taeniopygia guttata chromosome 26, bTaeGut7.mat, whole genome shotgun sequence, one region contains:
- the EPS8L3 gene encoding epidermal growth factor receptor kinase substrate 8-like protein 3 isoform X2, which yields MGDPFGRWSSSPSEYDDRTPLRHSNSFVRLTGKTIYNQRKDYGQTLLKLQNDFQHHVEHLLTMHLERELRSVEDCLGRLRELEEQGRLWGQDVILEVREQELVLSDVESKEELEAFPLGSVQGCWAGPENAVLAVRVQERSPPRSSVLLFQCQRLGAETLRSSLEKVLRQRKEEQSHHYGHRYGGPDSPPSPAPERWAEPPEPDPRLSPRRGAPPQRGLLASDYGTPDTPQTPRPRVPGHAVPEAERDVEILNHVLRDLERFMDRLKAALSSASAKKKPKKPSLPPRDEYTDFFQKVKYALNLLGRSHHYVTEPDPLELLRLIFSALSFALAHCPSPGLAPAVRSPLLLPEALQLLEESLGEDDYGVWKSLGTAWNKSRAEYPGSALVPAYTPVFSDGWLPPVMEQERRGDLQDTPPPASVSPTPLGHLSPSLSPARAPAPAWRDNPSRESPLPAQGLVRALYDFQARNSQELSVRRGDTLQVLDQQRKWWLVRDERGDRGHVPGNILEPLPEPGHSARQVGGISPLPSPRPPPARGGHRDVPSLCPPLQDSPPSLQPGSSPAEVTAWLTDKGFSRITVRTLGVLRGHELLQMSPAELRGVCPEEWRRVLFKLSPIRTSLGIGPRD from the exons ATGGGGGACCCCTTCGGCCGCTGGAGCAGCAGCCC GAGTGAATATGACGACAGGACCCCGCTCCGACATTCCAACAGCTTCGTCCGCCTCACCGGGAAAACCATCTACA ACCAGCGCAAGGACTACGGGCAGACCCTGCTCAAGCTCCAGAACGATTTCCAGCACCACGTTGAG CACCTGCTGACGATGCACCTGGAGCGGGAGCTCCGCAGCGTCGAGGATTGCCTGGGGcgcctgagggagctggaggagcagggccGGCTCTGGGGACAGGATGTCATCCTGGAAGtcagggagcaggagctggtgctGAGCGACGTGGAGAGCAAG gaggagctggaggcgTTCCCGCTGGGAAGCGTGCAGGGCTGCTGGGCCGGCCCGGAGAACGCGGTGCTGGCGGTGCGCGTCCAGGAGCGGAGCCCGCCGAGGAGCAGCGTGCTGCTCTTCCAGTGCCAGCGGCTGGGG GCAGAGACTCTGCggagcagcctggagaaggtgctgaggcagaggaaggaggagcagagccATCACTACGGGCACAGGTACGGCGG CCCGGACTCgccccccagcccggccccggagcgctgggcagagccccccgagcccgaCCCCCGCCTGTCCCCGCGGCGTGGGGCGCCCCCCCAGCGTGGGCTGCTCGCCTCGGACTACG GTACCCCGGACACCCCCCAGACCCCGCGGCCCCGAGTCCCCGGCCACGCCGTGCCCGAGGCGGAGCGAGATGTG GAGATCCTCAACCACGTCCTGCGTGACCTGGAGCGCTTCATGGACCGGCTGAAGGCGGCCCTGAGCTCGGCCAGCGCGAAGAAGAAGCCGAAGAAGCCAT CGCTGCCCCCAAGGGATGAGTACACGGATTTCTTCCAGAAGGTGAAATACGCCCTCAACCTCTTG GGACGGAGCCACCACTACGTGACGGAGCCCGACCCCCTCGAGCTGCTGCGCCTCATCTTCTCAGCCCTGTCCTTC GCGCTGGCacactgccccagccccggcctGGCCCCAGCGGTGCGGagcccgctgctgctgcccgagGCGCTGCAGCTCCTCGAGGAGAGCCTGGGCGAGGATGACTACGGCGTCTGGAAGAGCCTGGGCACCGCCTGGAACAAATCCAG GGCTGAGTACCCCGGCAGCGCCCTGGTGCCCGCCTACACCCCCGTGTTTTCGGACGGGTGGCTGCCCCCCGTGATGGAGCAGGAGCGCCGCGGGGACCTCCAGGACACCCCACcgcctgcctcagtttccccaacCCCCTTGGGACACCTttccccgtccctgtcccccgcACGGGCACCGGCGCCCGCCTGGAGGGACAATCCCAGCCGAGA ATCCCCCCTGCCCGCCCAGGGGCTGGTCCGAGCCCTGTACGACTTCCAGGCTCGGAACTCGCAGGAGCTGAGCGTCAGGAGGGGGGACACGCTGCAG GTCTTGGACCAGCAGAGGAAGTGGTGGCTGGTGCGGGACGAGcggggggacagggggcacgtCCCCGGTAACATCCTGGAGCCCCTCCCGGAGCCGGGGCACAGCGCCCGGCAGGTGGGCGGCATCTCTCCGCTCCCCTCCCCGCGCCCCCCACCAGCACGGGGCGGCCACCGCGATGTCCCCTCCCTTTGTCCCCCGCTCCAGGACAGTCCCCCCAGCCTGCAACCCGGCTCCTCGCCGGCAGAGGTGACGGCCTGGCTGACGGACAAGGGCTTCTCGCGGAT CACGGTGCGGACCCTGGGGGTGCTGCGGGGCCACGAGCTGCTGCAGATGAGCCCGGCCGAGCTGCGCGGAGTCTGTCCCGAGGAGTGGCGGAGGGTCCTCTTCAAGCTGTCCCCCATCCGGACATCCctgggg ATCGGTCCCAGGGACTGA
- the LOC115490595 gene encoding glutathione S-transferase Mu 1 produces MAVLGYWDIRGLAHAIRLLLEYTETPYEDKLYSCGEAPDYDKSQWINEKEKLGLDFPNLPYFIDGPTKLTQSNAILRYIARKHNMCGETEEEILRVDMLENQIMDFRMSLVMVCYNPDFEKLKPGYLEQLPGKLKLFSNFLGDRKWFAGEKLTFVDFLMFDVLDQNRIFEPKCLEPFKNLKDFVERFGALEKVAAYLKSSRFQKMPINNKMAKWGNKKL; encoded by the exons ATGGCGGTGTTGGGGTACTGGGACATCCGCGGG CTTGCCCACGCCATCCGCCTGCTCCTGGAGTACACCGAGACACCCTATGAGGACAAGCTCTACAGCTGTGGGGAAG CTCCCGACTACGATAAGAGCCAATGGATCAACGAGAAGGAGAAGCTGGGCCTTGACTTCCCCAAC ctGCCGTATTTCATCGACGGCCCCACCAAGCTGACCCAGAGCAACGCCATCCTGCGCTACATCGCCCGCAAGCACAACATGT GTGGTGAGACAGAGGAGGAGATCCTGCGTGTGGACATGCTGGAGAACCAGATCATGGATTTCCGCATGAGCCTTGTCATGGTCTGCTACAACCCTGACTTT gAGAAGCTCAAGCCGGGCTacctggagcagctcccggGGAAGCTGAAGCTCTTCTCCAACTTCTTGGGGGACAGAAAGTGGTTTGCAGGGGAGAAG cTGACCTTCGTGGACTTCCTCATGTTCGACGTGCTGGATCAGAACCGCATCTTCGAGCCCAAGTGCCTGGAGCCCTTCAAGAACCTCAAGGACTTTGTGGAGCGCTTTGGG GCTCTGGAGAAGGTGGCTGCCTACTTGAAGTCCAGCCGTTTCCAGAAGATGCCCATCAACAACAAGATGGCCAAGTGGGGCAACAAGAAGCTGTAG
- the EPS8L3 gene encoding epidermal growth factor receptor kinase substrate 8-like protein 3 isoform X1 → MGDPFGRWSSSPSRSEYDDRTPLRHSNSFVRLTGKTIYNQRKDYGQTLLKLQNDFQHHVEHLLTMHLERELRSVEDCLGRLRELEEQGRLWGQDVILEVREQELVLSDVESKEELEAFPLGSVQGCWAGPENAVLAVRVQERSPPRSSVLLFQCQRLGAETLRSSLEKVLRQRKEEQSHHYGHRYGGPDSPPSPAPERWAEPPEPDPRLSPRRGAPPQRGLLASDYGTPDTPQTPRPRVPGHAVPEAERDVEILNHVLRDLERFMDRLKAALSSASAKKKPKKPSLPPRDEYTDFFQKVKYALNLLGRSHHYVTEPDPLELLRLIFSALSFALAHCPSPGLAPAVRSPLLLPEALQLLEESLGEDDYGVWKSLGTAWNKSRAEYPGSALVPAYTPVFSDGWLPPVMEQERRGDLQDTPPPASVSPTPLGHLSPSLSPARAPAPAWRDNPSRESPLPAQGLVRALYDFQARNSQELSVRRGDTLQVLDQQRKWWLVRDERGDRGHVPGNILEPLPEPGHSARQVGGISPLPSPRPPPARGGHRDVPSLCPPLQDSPPSLQPGSSPAEVTAWLTDKGFSRITVRTLGVLRGHELLQMSPAELRGVCPEEWRRVLFKLSPIRTSLGIGPRD, encoded by the exons ATGGGGGACCCCTTCGGCCGCTGGAGCAGCAGCCCGTCCCG GAGTGAATATGACGACAGGACCCCGCTCCGACATTCCAACAGCTTCGTCCGCCTCACCGGGAAAACCATCTACA ACCAGCGCAAGGACTACGGGCAGACCCTGCTCAAGCTCCAGAACGATTTCCAGCACCACGTTGAG CACCTGCTGACGATGCACCTGGAGCGGGAGCTCCGCAGCGTCGAGGATTGCCTGGGGcgcctgagggagctggaggagcagggccGGCTCTGGGGACAGGATGTCATCCTGGAAGtcagggagcaggagctggtgctGAGCGACGTGGAGAGCAAG gaggagctggaggcgTTCCCGCTGGGAAGCGTGCAGGGCTGCTGGGCCGGCCCGGAGAACGCGGTGCTGGCGGTGCGCGTCCAGGAGCGGAGCCCGCCGAGGAGCAGCGTGCTGCTCTTCCAGTGCCAGCGGCTGGGG GCAGAGACTCTGCggagcagcctggagaaggtgctgaggcagaggaaggaggagcagagccATCACTACGGGCACAGGTACGGCGG CCCGGACTCgccccccagcccggccccggagcgctgggcagagccccccgagcccgaCCCCCGCCTGTCCCCGCGGCGTGGGGCGCCCCCCCAGCGTGGGCTGCTCGCCTCGGACTACG GTACCCCGGACACCCCCCAGACCCCGCGGCCCCGAGTCCCCGGCCACGCCGTGCCCGAGGCGGAGCGAGATGTG GAGATCCTCAACCACGTCCTGCGTGACCTGGAGCGCTTCATGGACCGGCTGAAGGCGGCCCTGAGCTCGGCCAGCGCGAAGAAGAAGCCGAAGAAGCCAT CGCTGCCCCCAAGGGATGAGTACACGGATTTCTTCCAGAAGGTGAAATACGCCCTCAACCTCTTG GGACGGAGCCACCACTACGTGACGGAGCCCGACCCCCTCGAGCTGCTGCGCCTCATCTTCTCAGCCCTGTCCTTC GCGCTGGCacactgccccagccccggcctGGCCCCAGCGGTGCGGagcccgctgctgctgcccgagGCGCTGCAGCTCCTCGAGGAGAGCCTGGGCGAGGATGACTACGGCGTCTGGAAGAGCCTGGGCACCGCCTGGAACAAATCCAG GGCTGAGTACCCCGGCAGCGCCCTGGTGCCCGCCTACACCCCCGTGTTTTCGGACGGGTGGCTGCCCCCCGTGATGGAGCAGGAGCGCCGCGGGGACCTCCAGGACACCCCACcgcctgcctcagtttccccaacCCCCTTGGGACACCTttccccgtccctgtcccccgcACGGGCACCGGCGCCCGCCTGGAGGGACAATCCCAGCCGAGA ATCCCCCCTGCCCGCCCAGGGGCTGGTCCGAGCCCTGTACGACTTCCAGGCTCGGAACTCGCAGGAGCTGAGCGTCAGGAGGGGGGACACGCTGCAG GTCTTGGACCAGCAGAGGAAGTGGTGGCTGGTGCGGGACGAGcggggggacagggggcacgtCCCCGGTAACATCCTGGAGCCCCTCCCGGAGCCGGGGCACAGCGCCCGGCAGGTGGGCGGCATCTCTCCGCTCCCCTCCCCGCGCCCCCCACCAGCACGGGGCGGCCACCGCGATGTCCCCTCCCTTTGTCCCCCGCTCCAGGACAGTCCCCCCAGCCTGCAACCCGGCTCCTCGCCGGCAGAGGTGACGGCCTGGCTGACGGACAAGGGCTTCTCGCGGAT CACGGTGCGGACCCTGGGGGTGCTGCGGGGCCACGAGCTGCTGCAGATGAGCCCGGCCGAGCTGCGCGGAGTCTGTCCCGAGGAGTGGCGGAGGGTCCTCTTCAAGCTGTCCCCCATCCGGACATCCctgggg ATCGGTCCCAGGGACTGA
- the EPS8L3 gene encoding epidermal growth factor receptor kinase substrate 8-like protein 3 isoform X3 gives MGDPFGRWSSSPSRSEYDDRTPLRHSNSFVRLTGKTIYNQRKDYGQTLLKLQNDFQHHVEHLLTMHLERELRSVEDCLGRLRELEEQGRLWGQDVILEVREQELVLSDVESKEELEAFPLGSVQGCWAGPENAVLAVRVQERSPPRSSVLLFQCQRLGAETLRSSLEKVLRQRKEEQSHHYGHRYGGPDSPPSPAPERWAEPPEPDPRLSPRRGAPPQRGLLASDYGTPDTPQTPRPRVPGHAVPEAERDVEILNHVLRDLERFMDRLKAALSSASAKKKPKKPSLPPRDEYTDFFQKVKYALNLLGRSHHYVTEPDPLELLRLIFSALSFALAHCPSPGLAPAVRSPLLLPEALQLLEESLGEDDYGVWKSLGTAWNKSRAEYPGSALVPAYTPVFSDGWLPPVMEQERRGDLQDTPPPASVSPTPLGHLSPSLSPARAPAPAWRDNPSRESPLPAQGLVRALYDFQARNSQELSVRRGDTLQVLDQQRKWWLVRDERGDRGHVPGNILEPLPEPGHSARQDSPPSLQPGSSPAEVTAWLTDKGFSRITVRTLGVLRGHELLQMSPAELRGVCPEEWRRVLFKLSPIRTSLGIGPRD, from the exons ATGGGGGACCCCTTCGGCCGCTGGAGCAGCAGCCCGTCCCG GAGTGAATATGACGACAGGACCCCGCTCCGACATTCCAACAGCTTCGTCCGCCTCACCGGGAAAACCATCTACA ACCAGCGCAAGGACTACGGGCAGACCCTGCTCAAGCTCCAGAACGATTTCCAGCACCACGTTGAG CACCTGCTGACGATGCACCTGGAGCGGGAGCTCCGCAGCGTCGAGGATTGCCTGGGGcgcctgagggagctggaggagcagggccGGCTCTGGGGACAGGATGTCATCCTGGAAGtcagggagcaggagctggtgctGAGCGACGTGGAGAGCAAG gaggagctggaggcgTTCCCGCTGGGAAGCGTGCAGGGCTGCTGGGCCGGCCCGGAGAACGCGGTGCTGGCGGTGCGCGTCCAGGAGCGGAGCCCGCCGAGGAGCAGCGTGCTGCTCTTCCAGTGCCAGCGGCTGGGG GCAGAGACTCTGCggagcagcctggagaaggtgctgaggcagaggaaggaggagcagagccATCACTACGGGCACAGGTACGGCGG CCCGGACTCgccccccagcccggccccggagcgctgggcagagccccccgagcccgaCCCCCGCCTGTCCCCGCGGCGTGGGGCGCCCCCCCAGCGTGGGCTGCTCGCCTCGGACTACG GTACCCCGGACACCCCCCAGACCCCGCGGCCCCGAGTCCCCGGCCACGCCGTGCCCGAGGCGGAGCGAGATGTG GAGATCCTCAACCACGTCCTGCGTGACCTGGAGCGCTTCATGGACCGGCTGAAGGCGGCCCTGAGCTCGGCCAGCGCGAAGAAGAAGCCGAAGAAGCCAT CGCTGCCCCCAAGGGATGAGTACACGGATTTCTTCCAGAAGGTGAAATACGCCCTCAACCTCTTG GGACGGAGCCACCACTACGTGACGGAGCCCGACCCCCTCGAGCTGCTGCGCCTCATCTTCTCAGCCCTGTCCTTC GCGCTGGCacactgccccagccccggcctGGCCCCAGCGGTGCGGagcccgctgctgctgcccgagGCGCTGCAGCTCCTCGAGGAGAGCCTGGGCGAGGATGACTACGGCGTCTGGAAGAGCCTGGGCACCGCCTGGAACAAATCCAG GGCTGAGTACCCCGGCAGCGCCCTGGTGCCCGCCTACACCCCCGTGTTTTCGGACGGGTGGCTGCCCCCCGTGATGGAGCAGGAGCGCCGCGGGGACCTCCAGGACACCCCACcgcctgcctcagtttccccaacCCCCTTGGGACACCTttccccgtccctgtcccccgcACGGGCACCGGCGCCCGCCTGGAGGGACAATCCCAGCCGAGA ATCCCCCCTGCCCGCCCAGGGGCTGGTCCGAGCCCTGTACGACTTCCAGGCTCGGAACTCGCAGGAGCTGAGCGTCAGGAGGGGGGACACGCTGCAG GTCTTGGACCAGCAGAGGAAGTGGTGGCTGGTGCGGGACGAGcggggggacagggggcacgtCCCCGGTAACATCCTGGAGCCCCTCCCGGAGCCGGGGCACAGCGCCCGGCAG GACAGTCCCCCCAGCCTGCAACCCGGCTCCTCGCCGGCAGAGGTGACGGCCTGGCTGACGGACAAGGGCTTCTCGCGGAT CACGGTGCGGACCCTGGGGGTGCTGCGGGGCCACGAGCTGCTGCAGATGAGCCCGGCCGAGCTGCGCGGAGTCTGTCCCGAGGAGTGGCGGAGGGTCCTCTTCAAGCTGTCCCCCATCCGGACATCCctgggg ATCGGTCCCAGGGACTGA